One Ictalurus furcatus strain D&B chromosome 24, Billie_1.0, whole genome shotgun sequence DNA segment encodes these proteins:
- the arpc1a gene encoding actin-related protein 2/3 complex subunit 1A gives MSLHQFLLEPITCHAWNRDRTQIAISPNNHEVHIYKKSGNQWVKAHELKEHNGHITGIDWAPKSDRIVTCGADRNAYVWSQKDGVWKPTLVILRINRAATFVKWSPLENKFAVGSGARLISVCYFESENDWWVSKHIKKPIRSTVLSLDWHPNNVLLAAGSCDFKCRVFSAYIKEVEEKPAPTPWGSKMPFGQVMAEYGGAGSGGWVHSVCFSASGNRLAWVSHDSTVTVVDPTKGSTPSQLKTEFLALLSVTFVSENNIVAAGHDCCPMLFSFDDGGNLTFISKLDIPKQSIQRNISAMERFRNMDKRATTEDRNSTLETLHQNSITQVSIYEGDKRDCRKFCTTGIDGAMTIWDFKTLESSIQGLRIM, from the exons atgtcaCTCCACCAGTTTCTCTTGGAGCCCATCACATGCCATGCATGGAACAGGGACAGGACTC AAATTGCTATAAGTCCGAACAACCATGAGGTTCATATATACAAGAAGAGTGGGAATCAATGGGTAAAAGCCCATGAACTGAAAGAACACAATGGGCACATTACAG GCATTGATTGGGCTCCTAAAAGCGATCGGATTGTAACCTGCGGAGCGGATCGTAATGCTTACGTGTGGAGCCAGAAGGACGGCGTGTGGAAGCCCACTCTTGTCATCCTCAGGATCAACCGTGCTGCCACGTTTGTGAAGTGGTCTCCGCTGGAGAACAAGTTCGCGGTGGGCAGTGGAGCTCGCCTCATATCTGTTTGCTACTTCGAGTCTGAAAACGATTG GTGGGTGAGCAAACATATCAAGAAGCCTATCCGCTCCACTGTCCTCAGTCTAGACTGGCATCCAAACAATGTGCTTCTGGCAGCCGGGTCATGTGACTTCAAATGCAG GGTGTTTTCTGCATACATCaaggaggtggaggagaagCCAGCTCCAACTCCGTGGGGATCCAAGATGCCGTTTGGCCAAGTGATGGCTGAGTATGGTGGAGCAGGCAGTGGAGGATGggtccacagtgtgtgtttctctgccAGTGGAAATCGACTGGCCTGGGTCAGCCATGACAGCACTGTGACTGTGGTGGATCCCACAAAAGGCTCAAC GCCAAGCCAGTTGAAGACAGAGTTCCTTGCTCTTCTAAGTGTGACCTTTGTGTCTGAGAACAACATTGTTGCAGCG GGTCATGACTGCTGCCCAATGCTGTTCAGTTTCGATGATGGTGGAAACTTGACCTTCATATCCAAGTTGGACATTCCAAAGCAGAGCATCCAGCGCAACATCTCTGCCATGGAGCGTTTCCGCAACATGGACAAGAGAGCCACTACCGAGGACCGCAATAGCACTCTGGAGACCCTTCACCAGAACAGCATCAC CCAAGTGTCTATATATGAAGGAGACAAAAGAGATTGTCGCAAATTCTGCACTACAGGAATCGATGGAGCGATGACCATATGGGACTTTAAG ACTTTAGAGTCGTCTATCCAAGGCCTGCGGATCATGTAA
- the wipi2 gene encoding WD repeat domain phosphoinositide-interacting protein 2, which produces MNLASQSGEAGCSQLLFANFNQDNTSLAVGTKSGYKFFSLSSVDKLEQIYECTDTEDVCIVERLFSSSLVAIVSLKAPRKLKVCHFKKGTEICNYSYSNTILAVKLNRQRLIVCLEESLYIHNIRDMKVLHTIRETPPNPSGLCALSISNDNCYLAYPGSATIGEVQVFDTVNLRAANMIPAHDSPLAALAFDSSGSKLATASEKGTVIRVFSIPEGQKLFEFRRGVKRCVSICSLAFSMEGLYLSASSNTETVHIFKLETQREKPQEEPTTWTGYFGKVLMASTTYLPAQVSEMFTQGRAFATVRLPFSGHKNICALAIIQKIPRLLVAASDGYLYLYNLDPQEGGECTLMKQHKLDGSAEPANEILEQTAHERPLVAQTYSTAIAKGYPEDQGAVGGAGVEDDMNALHLDEENEQPPLILETD; this is translated from the exons ATGAACCTGGCCAGTCAGAGCGGAGAGGCCGGCTGTAGCCAGCTGCTCTTCGCCAACTTTAACCAGGACAACAC GTCCTTAGCGGTTGGTACGAAATCTGGATACAAGTTTTTCTCTTTGTCCTCGGTTGACAAATTGGAACAGATTTATGAATGTA CTGACACGGAAGATGTGTGTATTGTGGAAAGACTGTTCTCCAGTAGCCTTGTTGCTATTGTGAGCCTTAAGGCACCTAGGAAGCTCAAAGTGTGTCATTTCAAGAAGGGAACAGAGATCTGTAACTACAGCTACTCGAACACTATACTGGCTGTAAAACTGAACAGACAG AGGTTGATAGTATGTCTggaagaatcactgtatatccACAACATCAGGGATATGAAAGTACTGCACACCATTCGAGAGACTCCTCCGAATCCATCAG gATTATGTGCCCTCTCTATAAGTAACGACAACTGCTACCTGGCGTATCCAGGAAGTGCAACAATAGGGGAAGTGCAGGTTTTTGACACTGTTAATCTG AGGGCCGCTAATATGATCCCCGCCCACGACAGCCCGTTAGCAGCACTGGCTTTTGATTCAAGCGGGTCGAAACTCGCCACGGCTTCTGAGAAG GGAACTGTCATTCGCGTGTTCTCCATTCCAGAAGGCCAGAAGCTCTTTGAGTTCAGGAGGGGAGTGAAGAG aTGTGTGAGTATCTGCTCCCTGGCCTTCAGTATGGAAGGACTTTATCTGTCTGCCTCTAGCAACACCGAGACGGTTCATATCTTTAAGCTGGAGACGCAGAGAGAAAA GCCGCAGGAGGAACCCACTACTTGGACAGGTTACTTCGGGAAAGTACTGATGGCCTCCACAACGTATCTGCCTGCGCAGGTGTCCGAGATGTTCACACAAGGACGAGCCTTTGCTACAGTCAGACTGCCGTTTTCAGGACACAAGAACATCTGCGCTCTAGCCAT AATCCAGAAGATTCCACGTCTTCTGGTTGCGGCGTCAGACGGCTACCTTTACTTGTACAACCTGGACCCACAGGAGGGGGGAGAATGCACACTGATGAAGCAGCACAA GTTGGATGGAAGCGCTGAACCTGCAAATGAAATTCTAGAGCAGACGGCCCACGAGCGCCCGCTGGTGGCACAGACCTACAGCACTGCCATTGCCAAAG GTTACCCTGAGGATCAGGGAGCAGTGGGCGGAGCTGGTGTGGAGGACGACATGAACGCTCTGCACCTGGACGAGGAAAACGAGCAGCCTCCGCTAATCCTGGAGACGGACTGA
- the arpc1b gene encoding actin-related protein 2/3 complex subunit 1B yields MAYHSFLLEPISCHAWNKDRTQIALCPNNHDVHIYKKEGNSWNKIHVLKEHNGQVTGIDWAPESNRIVTCGTDRNAYVWTLKGDVWKPTLVILRINRAARCVKWSPKENKFAVGSGSRLISVCYFEQENDWWVCKHIKKPIRSTILCLDWHPNNVLLAAGSCDFKCRIFSAYIKEVEEKPAPTPWGSKMPFGEVMFESSGTAGWVHGVSFSESGNRVAWASHDSTVAMAEGGKTAVITSLASETLPLLCVTFTSENSLVAAGHDCYPVLFVYDAGKGALSFGGKLDIPKQSTQKGMTARERFQNLDKKATTDTKEAVLDSLHKNSISQISVLAGGKAKCTKFCTTGMDGGMAIWDIKTA; encoded by the exons ATGGCTTATCATAGCTTTCTGCTGGAGCCTATCAGCTGCCACGCCTGGAACAAGGATCGAACTC AAATTGCACTGTGCCCCAATAACCATGATGTCCACATCTATAAAAAGGAGGGGAATAGCTGGAACAAGATCCATGTGCTAAAGGAGCACAATGGCCAAGTCACTG GTATCGACTGGGCACCGGAGAGCAACCGCATCGTGACCTGTGGCACTGACCGCAACGCTTACGTGTGGACCCTGAAGGGTGATGTGTGGAAGCCCACTCTGGTCATCCTGAGGATAAACCGCGCTGCCCGCTGTGTTAAGTGGTCACCCAAGGAAAACAAGTTCGCTGTAGGGAGCGGCTCCCGCCTCATCTCTGTCTGCTACTTCGAGCAGGAGAATGACTG GTGGGTTTGTAAGCACATTAAGAAGCCCATTCGCTCTACTATTCTGTGCCTGGACTGGCACCCCAACAACGTCCTGCTGGCTGCTGGATCCTGTGATTTTAAATGCAG GATTTTCTCCGCTTATATCAAAGAGGTGGAGGAGAAGCCTGCTCCAACTCCATGGGGCTCCAAGATGCCATTCGGAGAGGTGATGTTTGAGTCGTCTGGCACCGCGGGCTGGGTGCACGGGGTTTCTTTCTCCGAGAGCGGGAATCGTGTGGCCTGGGCTAGTCACGACAGCACGGTCGCTATGGCTGAAGGAGGCAAGACTGCTGT AATTACCAGTCTGGCTTCGGAGACCCTTCCCCTGCTGTGTGTGACCTTCACCAGCGAGAACAGTTTAGTGGCAGCG GGTCACGACTGTTACCCTGTGCTGTTTGTCTACGATGCTGGAAAGGGTGCTCTGTCTTTCGGAGGGAAACTTGATATTCCCAAGCAGAGCACTCAGAAAGGAATGACTGCCAGGGAGCGCTTCCAGAACTTGGACAAGAAAGCCACGACGGACACCAAGGAGGCCGTGCTGGACTCGCTGCACAAAAACAGCATCAG TCAAATCTCAGTGCTTGCTGGAGGGAAAGCGAAGTGCACTAAATTCTGCACTActgggatggatggaggaatggccATTTGGGATATAAAG ACCGCTTAA